One Rhizobium rhododendri DNA segment encodes these proteins:
- the glgB gene encoding 1,4-alpha-glucan branching protein GlgB produces MTLANADLLAGIDHDALYALVEGRHGDPFSVLGLHGFGSGYVIRAYIPGAISVDVIAAGSGEILAQLQPVFQNGLFAGAVEGRPEYRLRIHWPDAIQETEDPYSFPPLLGDLDLHLLAEGNHYKLGKVLGAQAMSVEGIAGVRFAVWAPNARRVSVVGDFNSWDGRRHPMRLRPNAGVWEIFVPRLGPGDHYKYEIIDSGGTVLAQKADPVARASEAAPATASIVARSTPFQWNDAEWLASRKARQDDDAPMSVYEVHLSSWVRIPEEGNRHLNWMELSQRLIPYARDMGFTHLEFLPIMEYPFGGSWGYQPLGLFAPTGRYGTPEDFAYFVDRAHAAGIGIILDWVPAHFPTDPWGLARFDGSALYEHEDPREGFHRDWNTLIYNLGRNEVKSFLISSALEWIERYHIDGLRVDAVASMLYRNYSRNADEWIPNKYGGRENLESVDFLKHLNAIVHERCPDALMIAEESTAWPGVTKSPEDGGLGFDFKWNMGWMHDSLDYIEKDPVYRSYVHGMMTFGLVYQYTEKFMMPLSHDEVVHGKGSLIGKMPGDDWQRFANLRAYFGFLWGHPGKKLIFMGGEIAQTTEWNHDASVVWDLLDQPQHAGMQRLVRDLNHLYRDEAALQFSDVHGEGFSWAVPDDAVNSVIGMLRRSADGKQMMLVLCNFTPVPRHGYRVGVPEAGHWAEVLNSDAAVYGGANIGNAGGVWTEDIPAHGQDASLSVMLPPLSTLFLRWSAETKASVPER; encoded by the coding sequence ATGACGCTTGCCAACGCCGATCTTCTGGCGGGAATAGATCATGACGCCCTGTATGCTCTCGTTGAGGGCCGCCACGGCGATCCGTTTTCCGTCCTCGGGCTGCATGGTTTCGGCAGCGGATACGTGATCCGCGCCTATATCCCAGGTGCCATCTCCGTCGACGTCATTGCAGCCGGCAGTGGCGAGATCCTTGCGCAGCTGCAGCCGGTCTTCCAGAATGGTCTGTTTGCGGGTGCAGTCGAAGGACGCCCGGAATATCGTCTGCGCATCCACTGGCCGGACGCTATCCAGGAGACGGAAGATCCCTATTCCTTCCCCCCGCTACTAGGCGACCTTGACCTGCACCTTCTGGCCGAGGGCAATCACTACAAACTCGGGAAGGTTCTTGGCGCGCAGGCGATGTCCGTCGAGGGTATTGCCGGCGTCCGGTTTGCGGTCTGGGCTCCGAATGCTCGGCGTGTTTCCGTGGTCGGGGATTTCAACTCCTGGGACGGTCGGCGCCACCCGATGCGGTTGCGCCCGAATGCTGGCGTGTGGGAAATCTTCGTGCCGCGCCTCGGTCCCGGCGATCACTACAAGTACGAGATCATCGACTCCGGCGGTACTGTCCTTGCGCAGAAGGCCGACCCCGTGGCCCGGGCCAGCGAAGCTGCGCCGGCAACCGCGTCTATCGTTGCGCGCAGCACGCCCTTCCAGTGGAACGACGCCGAATGGCTGGCCTCCCGCAAGGCGCGACAGGACGATGACGCACCGATGTCGGTCTACGAGGTGCATCTCAGTTCCTGGGTCCGGATCCCCGAAGAAGGCAACCGGCATCTGAACTGGATGGAACTCAGCCAGAGGCTCATTCCTTATGCACGCGACATGGGCTTTACTCATCTCGAGTTCCTGCCGATCATGGAATACCCCTTCGGCGGCTCCTGGGGCTATCAGCCGCTTGGCCTGTTTGCACCGACGGGGCGATACGGCACCCCCGAGGATTTCGCCTATTTCGTCGACCGCGCCCATGCGGCAGGCATCGGCATCATCCTCGATTGGGTGCCGGCGCATTTTCCGACAGATCCCTGGGGTCTTGCCCGTTTCGACGGCAGCGCACTGTACGAGCACGAAGATCCGCGCGAAGGTTTTCATCGGGACTGGAATACGCTGATCTACAACCTCGGACGCAACGAGGTGAAAAGCTTCCTTATTTCCAGCGCTCTGGAATGGATCGAGCGCTACCACATCGACGGACTGCGGGTCGATGCCGTTGCATCGATGCTGTACCGCAATTACAGCCGCAATGCCGACGAATGGATCCCCAACAAATATGGTGGCCGTGAAAATCTCGAATCCGTCGATTTTCTGAAGCACCTGAATGCCATCGTCCACGAGCGATGCCCCGATGCCCTGATGATCGCCGAGGAATCGACCGCTTGGCCAGGCGTCACCAAGTCGCCGGAAGACGGTGGCCTGGGCTTCGACTTCAAGTGGAATATGGGGTGGATGCACGATTCGCTCGATTACATCGAGAAGGATCCGGTCTATCGCTCATACGTCCACGGAATGATGACGTTCGGACTGGTCTACCAGTACACCGAAAAATTCATGATGCCGCTGTCGCATGACGAGGTTGTTCATGGAAAGGGCTCGCTGATCGGCAAGATGCCGGGCGACGACTGGCAGCGTTTTGCCAATCTTCGTGCCTATTTCGGCTTCCTCTGGGGTCATCCGGGCAAAAAGCTCATCTTCATGGGCGGTGAGATTGCCCAGACAACCGAGTGGAACCATGACGCCTCGGTTGTCTGGGACCTGCTCGACCAGCCTCAACACGCCGGCATGCAGCGTCTCGTGCGTGACCTGAACCACCTCTATCGCGATGAAGCCGCGCTGCAGTTCAGCGATGTCCATGGCGAGGGCTTTTCGTGGGCGGTGCCCGACGACGCGGTCAACTCCGTCATCGGCATGTTGCGCCGCTCGGCCGATGGCAAGCAGATGATGCTGGTTCTCTGCAACTTCACGCCGGTGCCGCGCCACGGCTACCGGGTCGGCGTGCCGGAGGCTGGCCATTGGGCGGAGGTGCTGAACTCCGACGCAGCCGTCTACGGCGGCGCCAACATCGGCAACGCCGGTGGCGTGTGGACCGAGGACATTCCGGCGCACGGCCAGGATGCGTCGCTGTCGGTGATGCTGCCGCCGCTGTCTACGCTGTTCCTGCGCTGGTCTGCAGAAACAAAGGCATCCGTCCCGGAGCGCTGA
- a CDS encoding helix-turn-helix transcriptional regulator, which produces MTFHPRMDNKIEGFSVIGGVHRRVWNGIVADVWDVDCAPYAGGYYVSDDPRLFVLLDARGSGQCSLKLSPKAAGVQQGNAPRASYIPAGLEMWADMVDIDFVRHLDIHFSAEGLSRRLMEDLDPARLGNPRLLFSDPRVLALAGLIAAECENPAPLHDLYGDGLAVSLLIDVLQLSRTAPRKRSRLAAWQLRRVVDYIEENCLRNIRLEELASLTSMSQSHFSHAFKASTGIPPHQWQTKARLDRAKQLMISDTPLTDVAVETGFSDQAHFTRVFRKHIGTTPANWRKSQLV; this is translated from the coding sequence ATGACATTTCACCCACGCATGGACAACAAGATTGAAGGCTTCTCCGTCATCGGCGGGGTTCACCGTCGCGTCTGGAATGGAATCGTCGCCGATGTCTGGGACGTCGATTGCGCCCCCTATGCCGGCGGCTACTACGTTTCCGACGATCCCCGGCTGTTCGTCCTCCTGGACGCGCGCGGCTCCGGTCAATGCAGCCTCAAGCTGTCGCCAAAAGCGGCCGGCGTGCAGCAGGGAAATGCGCCGCGTGCCTCCTACATACCGGCCGGGCTGGAGATGTGGGCCGATATGGTGGATATCGATTTCGTCCGTCATCTCGATATCCACTTCAGCGCGGAAGGGCTCAGCCGCCGCCTGATGGAGGACCTTGATCCCGCCAGGCTGGGCAATCCCCGCCTGCTGTTTTCCGATCCGCGCGTGCTGGCGCTGGCAGGTCTTATCGCGGCGGAATGCGAAAATCCCGCGCCGCTGCACGATCTCTACGGCGACGGACTGGCGGTCTCGCTGTTGATCGATGTGCTGCAACTCTCCCGCACAGCACCGCGCAAGCGCAGCAGACTTGCTGCTTGGCAATTGCGCCGGGTGGTCGATTACATCGAGGAAAATTGTCTCAGAAATATTCGGCTGGAGGAACTGGCGTCGTTGACCAGCATGTCGCAATCGCACTTCAGCCACGCCTTCAAGGCCTCGACCGGCATTCCCCCGCACCAATGGCAGACGAAGGCTCGGCTCGATCGGGCCAAGCAACTGATGATTTCGGATACGCCCTTGACGGATGTGGCCGTCGAGACAGGGTTTTCGGACCAGGCGCATTTCACCCGTGTTTTTCGCAAGCACATCGGCACGACGCCGGCAAACTGGAGGAAGAGCCAGCTTGTGTGA
- a CDS encoding TonB-dependent siderophore receptor yields the protein MTYLTKGISFKARLAAGVAMASLALVTSATAEETQPTELKPLVVQGGQGGKAGATDTGSDTTGRDPVKGYVAKTTTAGSKADIPIKDLPQSVSVVGQQEMQDRGITNKVDEALRYTPGVNTQPFGNDGDTDWFYIRGFDATQTGVFLDGLTLFSYGFGGFQIDPFSLERIEVLKGASSVTYGGTNPGGIVNMVRKEPTDQPLYYTEIGINNNGNAYAGFDFSDKLSADGVWSYRLTGKVAGGDQYSDFTHDLRGFVMPQITISPDESTKFSVYAYVSGLDEVHSGNGFFPYVGTVVDAPFGKIDRKAFYGEPSIDKETYSQEMVGYSIEHEFDGGWKLSQNLRYGHLKKDEEGPYLNGYVGGDPNAAGYSDPSYELARIGFTEHSKADSFSVDNNAQREFDLGGISHNFLVGTDYALYRLDNVQACCGSNPISATDPVYNSTQGANFVYLDQVMTQQQLGVYAQDQMKFGDGWLVTLNGRYDFVDENVDSRISTDSGSNSKSPSGRAGLAYDFGNGITPYVSVGTFFNPLIGTTATGAGLVPEEGEQYEAGIKYQPTFMDALFTASIFNINRKNMALTDPATFLQYQLGEVRSRGVELEGKVNLDQNWKLLGSYSYTDQEVTKNLDTSIVGNSPYLVPNSTASLWLDYAVTDGALEGVSLGAGMRYQGKSWADAANTLRVPSATVFDAAVRYEKNGWGAALNVANVFDKEYVSGCAGVNTCGYADARTFTLKLSKKW from the coding sequence ATGACGTATTTGACCAAGGGAATTTCATTCAAGGCGCGGCTGGCAGCGGGCGTGGCGATGGCGAGCCTTGCGCTTGTCACATCGGCGACGGCAGAGGAGACGCAGCCGACCGAACTCAAGCCACTCGTGGTGCAGGGCGGTCAGGGCGGCAAGGCCGGCGCGACCGACACCGGAAGCGATACGACCGGCCGCGATCCGGTCAAGGGTTATGTTGCCAAGACCACGACGGCGGGATCGAAAGCGGATATTCCGATCAAGGACCTGCCGCAGTCGGTATCGGTGGTCGGTCAGCAGGAAATGCAGGATCGCGGTATTACAAACAAGGTGGATGAAGCCCTGCGCTATACGCCGGGTGTCAACACACAACCGTTCGGCAATGACGGCGACACCGACTGGTTTTATATCCGCGGCTTCGATGCGACCCAGACAGGCGTTTTTCTCGATGGCCTGACGCTGTTCAGCTACGGCTTCGGCGGCTTCCAGATCGATCCATTCTCGCTCGAACGCATCGAAGTGCTGAAGGGCGCCTCGTCAGTAACCTACGGCGGCACCAATCCAGGCGGTATCGTCAATATGGTCCGCAAGGAACCGACCGATCAGCCGCTTTACTACACGGAGATCGGGATCAACAACAACGGCAATGCCTATGCCGGCTTTGACTTCTCCGACAAGCTCAGCGCCGACGGAGTGTGGAGCTACCGCCTGACCGGCAAAGTCGCCGGTGGCGACCAGTACAGCGATTTCACACACGACCTGCGTGGCTTCGTTATGCCGCAGATCACCATCTCGCCAGACGAATCCACCAAGTTTTCGGTCTATGCCTATGTCAGCGGCCTCGACGAAGTGCACAGCGGCAATGGCTTTTTCCCCTATGTCGGCACCGTCGTCGATGCCCCGTTCGGCAAGATCGACCGCAAGGCTTTCTACGGCGAACCGAGCATCGACAAGGAAACCTATAGCCAGGAAATGGTCGGCTACTCCATCGAGCATGAATTCGATGGTGGCTGGAAGCTTTCGCAGAACCTGCGTTACGGTCATCTGAAGAAGGACGAGGAAGGCCCGTATCTCAATGGCTATGTGGGCGGCGACCCGAATGCTGCCGGCTACAGTGACCCGAGCTACGAACTGGCGCGTATCGGCTTCACGGAGCATAGCAAGGCCGATTCCTTCTCGGTCGACAACAATGCCCAGCGTGAGTTCGACCTGGGCGGCATCAGCCACAACTTTCTGGTTGGCACTGATTATGCGCTCTATCGCCTCGATAACGTGCAAGCCTGCTGCGGCTCGAACCCTATCAGCGCCACCGACCCGGTCTACAACAGCACCCAGGGCGCCAACTTCGTCTATCTCGACCAGGTAATGACGCAGCAGCAGCTCGGCGTCTATGCTCAGGACCAGATGAAATTCGGCGACGGCTGGCTGGTGACCCTCAACGGCCGCTACGATTTCGTCGACGAGAATGTCGACTCCCGGATCTCCACGGATTCCGGTTCGAACAGCAAGTCGCCCAGCGGCCGTGCTGGTCTTGCCTACGACTTCGGCAACGGCATCACGCCTTACGTCAGCGTCGGAACATTCTTCAACCCGCTGATCGGCACGACCGCTACCGGTGCGGGACTGGTCCCCGAAGAGGGCGAACAATATGAAGCCGGCATCAAATACCAGCCGACCTTTATGGACGCCCTGTTTACCGCCTCGATCTTCAACATCAACCGAAAGAACATGGCGCTGACCGATCCTGCCACCTTCCTGCAGTACCAGCTCGGCGAGGTGCGCTCGCGCGGGGTCGAACTGGAAGGCAAGGTCAATCTTGACCAGAACTGGAAGCTGCTCGGCTCATACTCGTACACGGACCAGGAGGTCACGAAGAACCTCGACACCAGCATCGTCGGCAATTCGCCCTATCTGGTGCCGAACTCGACCGCCTCGCTCTGGCTCGACTACGCCGTTACCGACGGTGCACTCGAGGGCGTCAGCCTCGGTGCCGGCATGCGCTACCAGGGCAAGTCCTGGGCCGATGCCGCCAACACGCTGCGCGTGCCCTCGGCCACCGTCTTCGATGCCGCCGTGCGTTACGAAAAGAACGGCTGGGGCGCAGCGCTCAACGTCGCCAACGTCTTCGACAAGGAATACGTCTCGGGTTGCGCCGGGGTGAATACCTGCGGTTACGCCGATGCTCGGACCTTTACCCTGAAACTCAGCAAGAAGTGGTAG
- a CDS encoding siderophore-interacting protein, which produces MMNAAVFTASGVAIPADAAKLLDQLCAQLPDYVVRTSDGATIETTIGGGDIALADNRLIINLQCPTASMLFTIRCMVAEHLFKSAENDELDLRWADGPQVAAVPDLREITVVGAHDITPHMRRVTVATDDIAHFSRGGLHVRLLISPRDRQPVWPQTMPDGRIQWPKGDDALIVRPYTIRNLHPDRGELDIDFVIHEGDHGPGAAWALSAKPGDRAALLGPGGGDVPDVGDIILVGDETALPAIARIAAAAPSDARLRIFVEVSGKADEQPLPTAARAQVVWLHRNDGLSGRLEAIVREQVAAGGEKPFVWVACEQAEARAIRIFLKTEIAYDRDRFSVAAYWQRQQVPVA; this is translated from the coding sequence ATGATGAACGCCGCTGTGTTTACCGCCTCCGGCGTTGCCATTCCCGCCGATGCAGCGAAGTTGCTGGACCAGCTTTGTGCCCAGTTGCCGGACTACGTCGTCCGCACGTCTGACGGCGCAACTATCGAGACGACGATAGGTGGCGGCGACATAGCGCTTGCCGACAACCGGCTGATCATCAATCTGCAATGCCCGACGGCCTCGATGCTGTTCACCATTCGCTGCATGGTAGCGGAGCACCTGTTCAAGTCCGCTGAAAACGACGAACTCGATCTTCGCTGGGCGGATGGCCCGCAGGTAGCAGCAGTGCCGGATTTGCGCGAAATCACCGTCGTCGGCGCCCACGATATCACGCCCCACATGCGCCGTGTCACTGTCGCCACCGATGACATCGCCCATTTCAGCCGCGGGGGACTGCATGTCCGGCTGCTGATATCGCCCCGTGACCGTCAACCCGTCTGGCCTCAGACGATGCCGGATGGACGTATCCAGTGGCCGAAGGGCGATGATGCGCTGATCGTTCGTCCTTACACGATCCGCAATCTGCATCCGGATCGCGGCGAACTCGATATCGATTTTGTCATCCACGAGGGTGATCATGGGCCGGGTGCAGCCTGGGCGCTGTCCGCGAAGCCCGGCGACCGCGCCGCTCTCTTGGGGCCAGGCGGCGGCGATGTGCCGGATGTCGGCGACATCATTCTGGTTGGCGATGAAACCGCCCTCCCCGCCATCGCCCGCATTGCCGCAGCCGCACCTTCAGATGCCCGATTGCGCATATTCGTGGAGGTGTCCGGCAAGGCGGACGAACAGCCTTTGCCAACGGCGGCAAGGGCCCAAGTCGTCTGGCTTCATCGCAATGATGGCTTGTCCGGGCGGCTGGAGGCAATTGTGCGCGAGCAGGTTGCCGCCGGAGGAGAGAAGCCGTTCGTCTGGGTTGCCTGCGAACAGGCAGAGGCCCGGGCGATCCGGATTTTCCTGAAAACGGAAATCGCCTATGACCGCGATCGTTTCAGTGTCGCCGCGTACTGGCAGCGACAACAGGTGCCGGTCGCTTAA
- a CDS encoding adenine deaminase, giving the protein MTTLTRFSIKPLSTMTRTLADVASARREPDLVISDARVLSTYSERILPGKEIWISGGRIAAVKPNGIYKGTQAKRYDAKGGIIAPGLVDPHIHIESSMVTACAYAEAALLNGTTTIFCDSHEIGNVMDVAGVEAMLEDARQAPLSIFLTVPSTVPATSPVFETAGGDLTPAKIAALFDKWPEAVALGEKMDFVQVAMGDERSHAILAAALERGRPVSGHVYGREFVSAYAASGVTDTHEAIDRDIADDMLEAGIWLFLRGGPPTTPWHSLPLAIKTITELGASHKRIAVCTDDRDADDLLLFGQDWVTREAVKAGMTIEQAWSMGSLHGATRFGMENEIGGLGGGRRADLVLLTDELKPVSTWYGGELVVDNRKITAVLDEALSKPYRYPEAAYHTVKLPANLKLTPDLPTTPVLAHTIKTELPGITLGHVTVSLEPANDWQTHFERHGLCFVTVIERHGKSAGNVAHGLLNGFGLKKGAVASSVGHDSHNIIVAGTNEADMQVALAAIEEKQGGVCVVMDGKVTAMVPLPIAGLLSDKRVHEVAEETKLLKIEWEKAECTIAYMGFNLIPLSVIPEIRITDKGLVLVPEMEIVPLFEPT; this is encoded by the coding sequence ATGACAACGCTGACCCGCTTTTCCATCAAGCCGCTCTCCACCATGACGCGCACTCTTGCCGACGTCGCCTCGGCGCGTCGCGAGCCCGATCTGGTTATCAGCGATGCGCGCGTGCTCTCGACCTATTCGGAACGCATTCTGCCCGGCAAGGAAATCTGGATCTCCGGCGGCCGCATTGCTGCGGTCAAACCGAACGGCATCTATAAGGGGACACAGGCCAAACGCTACGATGCGAAAGGCGGTATCATCGCCCCCGGATTGGTCGATCCGCATATCCACATCGAATCGAGCATGGTCACGGCCTGCGCCTATGCGGAGGCCGCTCTTCTGAACGGCACGACGACGATTTTCTGCGACAGCCACGAGATCGGCAACGTCATGGATGTCGCCGGTGTCGAAGCCATGCTGGAAGACGCGCGACAGGCGCCGCTGTCGATCTTCCTGACGGTGCCGAGCACCGTGCCGGCAACCTCGCCAGTGTTCGAGACGGCCGGGGGCGATCTGACGCCTGCGAAAATCGCAGCTCTGTTCGACAAATGGCCCGAGGCGGTCGCTCTTGGCGAGAAAATGGACTTCGTCCAGGTCGCCATGGGTGACGAGCGCAGCCACGCCATTCTTGCTGCGGCGCTGGAAAGGGGCAGACCGGTGTCCGGGCACGTCTACGGCCGCGAATTTGTGTCGGCCTATGCTGCGTCCGGTGTCACGGACACCCATGAAGCCATCGACCGGGACATTGCCGACGATATGCTGGAGGCAGGCATCTGGCTCTTCCTGCGCGGCGGCCCGCCGACGACGCCATGGCACAGCCTGCCGCTGGCGATCAAGACCATCACCGAGCTCGGCGCTTCGCACAAGCGCATCGCCGTATGCACCGACGACCGCGATGCCGACGACCTGCTGCTGTTCGGCCAGGACTGGGTGACGCGGGAGGCGGTGAAGGCCGGCATGACAATCGAGCAGGCTTGGTCGATGGGCTCGCTGCACGGCGCCACGCGCTTCGGCATGGAAAACGAAATCGGCGGCCTCGGCGGTGGACGGCGCGCCGATCTCGTGCTGCTGACCGACGAACTGAAGCCGGTCAGCACGTGGTACGGTGGCGAACTGGTCGTGGACAACCGCAAGATCACCGCTGTCCTCGACGAGGCGCTTTCAAAACCATACCGGTATCCCGAGGCCGCCTACCATACGGTGAAGCTGCCGGCCAATCTGAAACTGACGCCGGACCTCCCGACCACGCCGGTGCTAGCACACACCATCAAGACCGAGCTTCCCGGCATCACCCTCGGCCATGTCACCGTCAGTCTTGAGCCGGCGAACGACTGGCAAACGCATTTCGAGCGCCACGGCCTGTGCTTCGTGACAGTCATCGAGCGTCACGGAAAATCCGCCGGCAATGTCGCCCACGGACTGCTCAACGGCTTCGGGCTGAAGAAGGGTGCGGTCGCGTCGTCCGTCGGCCATGATAGCCATAACATCATCGTCGCCGGCACCAACGAGGCAGACATGCAGGTGGCGCTTGCGGCCATCGAGGAGAAGCAGGGCGGCGTCTGCGTCGTCATGGATGGCAAGGTGACAGCCATGGTGCCGCTGCCGATTGCGGGGCTTTTGTCCGACAAGCGGGTCCACGAGGTAGCCGAAGAAACCAAGCTGCTGAAGATCGAGTGGGAAAAGGCCGAGTGCACCATCGCCTATATGGGCTTCAACCTCATACCGCTTTCGGTCATTCCGGAAATCCGGATCACCGACAAAGGCCTCGTGCTGGTGCCGGAGATGGAGATCGTCCCGCTGTTCGAGCCGACCTGA
- a CDS encoding transglutaminase-like domain-containing protein codes for MKISAGFSIAYDCPQPTPMLLCLNIHPSRRIDLLSDQVLTFDRDIEASGYTDSFGNACTRIVAPAGVTTISTAFEIYDTGLPDNIPVDAVQHEIKDLPNDVLVYLLGSRYCDTDRLANFAWSQFGNTPFGWQRVKAILDFAHNQIRFDYQQADSTRSAYGGFIDRVGVCRDYAHLAITLCRCMNIPARYCTGYLGDIGVPIDVNPMDFSAWFEVYLGGNWHTVDARHNKPRIGRILMATGRDATDVALTTNFGPANLVRFEVVTDEIAAE; via the coding sequence ATGAAAATAAGTGCCGGCTTCAGCATTGCGTACGACTGCCCGCAGCCAACTCCTATGTTGCTGTGCCTGAACATTCACCCGTCGCGGCGCATTGACCTGTTGTCCGACCAGGTCCTTACCTTTGACAGGGACATCGAAGCTTCAGGCTACACCGACAGTTTTGGCAACGCATGCACACGCATCGTGGCGCCCGCCGGCGTAACGACAATTTCCACTGCCTTCGAAATCTACGATACCGGCCTGCCGGACAATATTCCGGTGGATGCCGTGCAGCACGAGATCAAGGATCTGCCGAACGACGTGCTCGTCTACCTGCTGGGCAGCCGCTATTGCGACACAGATCGGCTGGCGAACTTCGCCTGGTCGCAATTCGGCAATACACCTTTCGGCTGGCAGCGCGTCAAGGCGATCCTCGATTTTGCCCATAACCAGATCAGGTTCGACTACCAGCAGGCCGATTCCACCCGCAGCGCCTATGGCGGCTTCATAGATCGGGTCGGCGTCTGCCGCGACTACGCGCATCTCGCCATCACGCTTTGCCGCTGCATGAACATTCCGGCGCGCTATTGCACCGGCTATCTCGGCGATATCGGCGTGCCCATCGATGTTAACCCGATGGATTTCAGCGCATGGTTCGAAGTCTATCTCGGTGGCAACTGGCATACGGTCGATGCTCGTCACAACAAGCCGCGCATTGGCCGTATCCTGATGGCAACCGGTCGCGATGCCACAGACGTCGCCCTGACCACGAATTTCGGCCCGGCGAACCTGGTGCGGTTTGAAGTGGTTACTGACGAGATTGCTGCCGAGTAA
- a CDS encoding transglutaminase family protein, with the protein MTVFSVKHITVYRYKKPVAFGEHRLMFRPRDSFDQRLLESTLLVEPKPSSVRWILDVFGNCVALVNISEPASELRFETRIRLDHTPQVALNLQIDDTALQYPFAYDPDEVADLRPTIERHYPDPHDIVGKWARQFVRIGQPTATGQLLMTMCFAIHESFAYARRSARGTQLPIETLKLRKGTCRDFALLMIEAARSLGLAARFVTGYVFVPSRNDSAIRGGGSTHAWCQVYLPGAGWVEFDPTNGIVGNRDLIRVGVARDPRQAIPLTGSYDGEAEDYDDMTVQVNVTTERSAGTLPERAERAMEQSLSCNVQR; encoded by the coding sequence ATGACTGTCTTTTCCGTCAAACATATCACGGTCTACCGCTATAAGAAGCCAGTCGCTTTCGGGGAGCACCGGCTGATGTTCCGCCCGCGCGACAGCTTCGACCAGCGGCTCCTCGAATCGACACTGCTCGTCGAGCCGAAACCCAGCAGCGTCCGATGGATTCTCGACGTCTTCGGAAACTGTGTCGCGCTGGTGAACATTTCCGAGCCGGCCAGCGAGTTGCGCTTCGAAACAAGGATCCGTCTCGACCACACGCCCCAGGTGGCCCTGAACCTTCAGATCGACGACACCGCTCTGCAATATCCGTTCGCCTATGACCCCGACGAAGTCGCAGACCTCCGGCCGACCATAGAGCGTCACTATCCTGATCCGCATGACATAGTCGGCAAATGGGCGCGCCAGTTCGTCCGCATCGGGCAGCCGACTGCGACCGGCCAGTTGCTGATGACGATGTGCTTTGCCATCCATGAAAGCTTCGCCTACGCACGCCGCTCTGCGCGCGGCACGCAGTTGCCGATCGAGACGCTGAAGCTGCGCAAGGGAACCTGTCGCGATTTCGCACTGCTGATGATCGAGGCGGCCCGCTCACTCGGCCTCGCCGCTCGCTTCGTCACCGGTTACGTCTTCGTTCCCAGCCGCAACGATTCAGCGATACGGGGCGGCGGCTCCACCCATGCCTGGTGCCAGGTCTATCTGCCCGGCGCCGGGTGGGTCGAATTCGATCCGACCAACGGAATTGTTGGAAATCGCGATCTGATCCGTGTCGGCGTTGCTCGCGATCCGCGCCAGGCAATCCCACTCACCGGCAGTTATGACGGAGAAGCTGAGGATTATGACGACATGACGGTACAGGTAAACGTGACAACCGAGCGGAGTGCAGGTACGCTTCCGGAAAGGGCCGAAAGAGCCATGGAACAGTCTCTCTCCTGCAACGTTCAACGGTAG
- a CDS encoding cold-shock protein: protein MLQWKGFVMTTGTVKWFNSTKGFGFIQPDNGGADVFVHISAVERAGMREIVEGQKLSFELERDNKSGKMSAGQLQAA, encoded by the coding sequence ATGTTGCAATGGAAAGGGTTCGTCATGACCACCGGCACAGTAAAATGGTTCAACTCCACCAAGGGCTTCGGCTTCATTCAGCCTGACAACGGCGGCGCGGACGTGTTCGTACACATCTCGGCTGTCGAGCGTGCAGGGATGCGCGAAATTGTCGAAGGCCAGAAGCTTTCTTTCGAGCTTGAGCGTGACAACAAGTCTGGCAAAATGTCTGCCGGCCAGCTCCAGGCTGCTTAA
- a CDS encoding DUF6481 family protein — protein sequence MRHVNDNGFAERRKAATEAKKQLLTKFATAPKPTDPDVVAKRAERAAAAEAREARRAEREQEKREEYARQLAEAAAKTAAASAEAKAHAEAQEAEAVKSVEQMAADEAARKAERDRRYAARKARQR from the coding sequence TTGAGACACGTAAACGATAATGGCTTTGCCGAGCGCCGCAAGGCTGCCACCGAAGCCAAGAAGCAGCTTTTGACGAAATTCGCCACCGCTCCGAAGCCGACCGACCCGGATGTGGTCGCCAAGCGCGCGGAGCGTGCGGCAGCAGCGGAAGCGCGTGAAGCGCGCCGTGCCGAACGCGAGCAGGAAAAGCGCGAGGAATATGCGCGCCAGCTGGCCGAAGCCGCAGCCAAGACCGCTGCCGCCAGTGCCGAAGCGAAGGCTCATGCCGAAGCCCAGGAAGCCGAAGCTGTAAAGAGCGTCGAGCAGATGGCCGCCGACGAGGCCGCCCGCAAGGCCGAACGCGACCGCCGCTATGCAGCCCGCAAGGCCCGCCAGCGCTAG